From the genome of Gemmatimonadota bacterium, one region includes:
- a CDS encoding gamma-glutamyl-gamma-aminobutyrate hydrolase family protein, with the protein MARTRPLIGVTTQTLHAIDGIPQDLPVSWVMNQRYVHAVMAAGGVPVLIPLLAEDPATLRAIYERIDGVLIPGGVDIDPAYYRTPRHEKLGRLDPARDTSELVIARWAVKDAKPLLGLCRGLQVLNVALGGSLWQDLAEERPESLKHDFFPTAGWAREHRAHDVEVRGDSRLGEALGHGAVSVNSMHHQGIRTLGYNLVATATAPDGLIEAAEATEGFAVGVQWHPEMFEGGDVGVGRLFEAFVDAANGSSRLA; encoded by the coding sequence ATGGCCCGGACCAGACCCCTCATCGGGGTGACAACGCAGACCCTGCACGCCATCGACGGCATCCCCCAGGACCTCCCCGTCTCCTGGGTGATGAACCAGCGCTACGTCCACGCCGTGATGGCGGCGGGCGGCGTTCCCGTGCTGATCCCCCTGCTGGCCGAGGACCCGGCCACCCTCCGGGCCATTTACGAGCGGATCGACGGGGTGCTCATTCCCGGCGGCGTCGATATCGACCCTGCCTACTACCGCACCCCGCGCCACGAAAAGCTCGGCCGCCTCGACCCCGCCCGGGACACCTCCGAACTGGTGATCGCCCGCTGGGCCGTCAAGGACGCCAAGCCGCTGCTCGGCCTCTGCCGCGGCCTGCAAGTGCTCAACGTCGCGCTCGGCGGCTCCCTCTGGCAGGACCTCGCCGAGGAACGCCCCGAGTCGCTCAAGCACGACTTCTTCCCGACGGCCGGCTGGGCCCGTGAACACCGGGCCCACGACGTCGAAGTCCGCGGCGATTCCCGCCTCGGCGAAGCCCTCGGGCACGGTGCCGTGTCGGTGAATTCGATGCACCACCAGGGAATCCGCACCCTCGGCTACAACCTGGTCGCCACCGCCACCGCCCCCGACGGCCTCATCGAGGCCGCGGAAGCCACGGAAGGCTTCGCCGTCGGCGTCCAGTGGCACCCCGAAATGTTCGAAGGCGGTGACGTCGGCGTCGGCCGCCTCTTCGAGGCGTTCGTCGATGCGGCGAACGGGAGCAGCAGGCTGGCCTGA
- a CDS encoding carboxylate-amine ligase produces MAAPPSPLSLWSPDDEKQPSFTIGIEEEYQIIDPVTRELKSYITEMLKADTAILREIKPELHQSMVEVGTQVCHTPAEARAEIVRLRGMVMDLAAKNGLVIAAAGTHPFSKWMDQEITPLDRYAGVKEDLQDLAQRLLIFGTHVHIGIEDREFLIDAMNVCRYFLPHVLALSTSSPFWFGRNTGLKSYRSVVFRNFPRTGIPRTMESWNDFESLVNLSVKTNSIPNASKIWWDVRPSWSYPTLEFRICDICTRVDEAVCIGAIFQAICFKLWKLRRDNLTFRQYSVHFIEENKWRAIRYGLEGKLIDLGKGEEFPARDLIRELIEWFLDDVLDELGSRKEVEYAYKILNEGTSADRQLATWRETGNLHDVVDRLVAETAEGVR; encoded by the coding sequence GTGGCGGCTCCACCATCCCCACTTTCGTTGTGGAGCCCCGATGACGAGAAGCAGCCGTCGTTCACGATCGGCATCGAGGAGGAGTACCAGATCATCGATCCGGTGACTCGCGAGCTGAAGAGCTACATCACCGAGATGCTCAAGGCCGACACCGCGATCCTCCGCGAGATCAAGCCGGAGTTGCACCAGTCGATGGTCGAGGTCGGCACCCAGGTCTGCCACACCCCGGCGGAGGCGCGCGCGGAGATCGTCCGGCTCCGCGGCATGGTGATGGACCTCGCCGCGAAGAACGGCCTGGTGATCGCCGCCGCCGGCACCCACCCCTTCTCGAAGTGGATGGATCAGGAGATCACGCCGCTCGATCGCTACGCCGGCGTGAAGGAGGACCTGCAGGACCTCGCGCAGCGGCTGCTGATCTTCGGCACCCACGTGCACATCGGCATCGAGGACCGCGAGTTCCTCATCGATGCGATGAACGTCTGCCGCTATTTCCTGCCGCACGTCCTCGCGCTCTCGACCTCGTCGCCGTTCTGGTTCGGCCGCAATACCGGCCTCAAGAGCTACCGCAGCGTCGTCTTCCGCAACTTCCCGCGCACCGGTATCCCGCGCACGATGGAGTCGTGGAACGATTTCGAGTCGCTGGTCAACCTGTCGGTCAAGACCAACTCGATCCCCAACGCCTCGAAGATCTGGTGGGACGTGCGGCCGAGCTGGAGCTACCCGACGCTCGAGTTCCGGATCTGCGACATCTGCACCCGCGTCGACGAGGCCGTCTGCATCGGCGCCATCTTCCAGGCGATCTGCTTCAAGCTGTGGAAGCTGCGCCGCGACAACCTGACCTTCCGGCAGTACTCGGTGCACTTCATCGAGGAGAACAAGTGGCGGGCGATCCGCTACGGCCTCGAAGGGAAGCTGATCGACCTCGGCAAGGGCGAGGAGTTCCCCGCCCGCGACCTGATCCGCGAGCTGATCGAGTGGTTCCTCGACGACGTCCTCGACGAGCTCGGCTCCCGGAAGGAGGTCGAGTACGCCTACAAGATCCTCAACGAGGGGACCTCGGCGGACCGCCAGCTGGCGACGTGGCGCGAAACTGGCAATCTTCACGACGTGGTGGATCGCCTCGTGGCAGAAACAGCGGAAGGAGTGCGGTAG
- a CDS encoding esterase family protein: MWQRTTHRWESPNLLGRSMELVVHGHAGARVLVFPTSMGRFHEWEDQGMAQLLADQLSAGHLQLICVASVDAESWYDDHAHPHQQAEWHARYDAYLRDEVVPFTLVSNPNPFLITMGASFGAYHALAFGCRYPHLVSRVLAMSGLVDIKRLTHGYSDDLVYAYNPADFMRHEHDPVRLEAFRRMDIILAVGRDDPLRPGNEAFSRVLWERGIGNALRLWDGWAHDWPWWKQMVRLYIGGHD; this comes from the coding sequence ATGTGGCAGCGCACCACCCACCGCTGGGAGAGCCCGAACCTCCTGGGGCGGTCGATGGAACTCGTGGTGCATGGCCATGCCGGGGCGCGCGTGCTGGTCTTTCCGACCTCGATGGGACGGTTCCACGAATGGGAAGACCAGGGGATGGCGCAGTTGCTCGCCGATCAGCTCTCGGCGGGCCATCTGCAGTTGATCTGCGTCGCCTCGGTCGACGCCGAGAGTTGGTACGACGATCACGCGCACCCGCACCAGCAGGCCGAGTGGCACGCGCGCTATGACGCGTATCTGCGCGACGAAGTGGTGCCGTTCACTCTGGTGAGCAATCCGAATCCGTTCCTGATCACGATGGGGGCGTCCTTCGGCGCCTACCACGCGCTGGCGTTCGGCTGCCGCTATCCGCACCTGGTCAGCCGCGTCCTGGCCATGAGCGGACTGGTCGACATCAAGCGGCTCACGCACGGCTACTCGGACGACCTGGTCTACGCGTACAATCCCGCCGACTTCATGCGGCACGAGCACGACCCGGTGCGCCTCGAGGCCTTCCGCCGGATGGACATCATCCTGGCGGTCGGGCGCGACGACCCGCTGCGTCCCGGCAACGAGGCATTCTCCCGCGTCCTCTGGGAGCGCGGGATCGGCAACGCCCTCCGGCTCTGGGACGGCTGGGCACACGATTGGCCCTGGTGGAAGCAGATGGTGCGACTCTATATCGGTGGACACGACTGA
- a CDS encoding TetR/AcrR family transcriptional regulator → MDIRASLLEVTAQLFAEHGWRGTTTRRIAEAAGVNEVTVFRHFGSKEVLLREAIESAATVGPLAILPEEPGEVRAELLSWARAVHAHVQGQRKLIRTALAEFEEHPEVAPVSCEGAMRAMEQMVGYLTKARARGLIADEGSLEGATVMLMNAIFLDGITRDVVPSCAGMTAPVTIEAFVDLTSRALGVTA, encoded by the coding sequence ATGGACATCAGAGCATCGCTACTCGAAGTCACCGCCCAGCTCTTTGCCGAGCACGGCTGGCGCGGGACCACGACCCGCCGGATCGCCGAGGCGGCCGGGGTCAACGAAGTGACCGTGTTCCGGCACTTCGGCTCGAAGGAGGTCCTGCTTCGGGAGGCGATCGAGTCGGCGGCCACGGTGGGTCCGCTGGCGATCCTGCCTGAGGAGCCTGGCGAGGTGCGGGCGGAGTTGTTGTCGTGGGCCCGGGCGGTTCATGCGCATGTACAGGGGCAGCGGAAGCTGATCCGGACGGCGCTGGCTGAGTTCGAGGAGCATCCCGAGGTGGCCCCGGTGAGCTGCGAGGGGGCGATGCGGGCGATGGAGCAGATGGTGGGGTATCTCACGAAGGCGCGTGCGCGTGGACTGATCGCTGACGAGGGGTCGCTCGAAGGGGCGACCGTAATGCTGATGAATGCAATTTTTCTGGATGGAATCACCCGCGATGTGGTGCCGTCGTGCGCTGGCATGACGGCGCCGGTGACGATCGAGGCGTTCGTCGACCTGACCTCCCGCGCGCTGGGGGTGACGGCGTGA
- a CDS encoding TolC family protein: protein MARMDSASESVGIARAAVRSAEAGQMRARSAYLPQLNGSVAYTRTLKTQFAGLSSGSNDSTPAPTNCGTFRPNPALPLAERLDSLERGLDCTANGNGGLDFSNLPFGRANQWNFGLSATQTIFNPALAGRRGAANAVLDRAELVLAAERAKAILDGAQAYLDAQLAERLLAIADSSLAQAERTLGETRLAREVGNAAEFDLLRASVARDNQRPVVIQRRVQRDQALLRLRQLLDLPAGTTLSLVTPLGDTSAVTLPAFAATIAAAGSGGAMDRAPVRQAEAGLRASTGNLSSARGSRLPSLALSSDYAKIAFPDDVFGIKKFLTDWTVAVRVKVPLFTGGALRSDVLAAEAARDDAALRLRQATEVATREAESLQLELQGAEAAWAASAGTAEQAARAYAISEVRVRNGLSTLTDLAEARLQLQQAEANRAQAARDLQVTRLRMALLRDLPFGTAATGGF, encoded by the coding sequence TTGGCCCGCATGGATTCGGCGTCGGAATCCGTCGGGATCGCGCGCGCCGCGGTGCGGAGTGCCGAAGCGGGGCAGATGCGTGCCCGCTCGGCGTATCTGCCGCAGCTGAACGGGAGCGTCGCCTACACGCGCACGCTCAAGACGCAGTTCGCCGGGTTGTCGTCGGGGAGCAACGACTCCACGCCGGCACCGACCAATTGCGGGACCTTCCGCCCCAATCCTGCGCTGCCACTCGCCGAGCGACTCGACTCGCTCGAGCGCGGTCTCGACTGCACCGCGAACGGCAACGGCGGACTCGACTTCTCGAATCTGCCGTTCGGCCGCGCCAACCAGTGGAACTTCGGCCTCTCCGCGACGCAGACGATCTTCAACCCGGCACTGGCCGGCCGACGGGGTGCGGCGAACGCGGTGCTCGATCGGGCCGAGCTCGTGCTCGCGGCCGAGCGCGCCAAGGCGATCCTCGACGGCGCGCAGGCCTATCTCGATGCGCAGCTCGCCGAGCGATTGCTGGCGATCGCCGACTCCTCGCTGGCGCAGGCGGAGCGTACGCTTGGCGAGACGCGTCTCGCGCGGGAGGTCGGCAACGCCGCCGAGTTCGACCTGCTGCGTGCCTCGGTGGCGCGTGACAACCAGCGCCCGGTGGTCATTCAGCGTCGGGTGCAGCGTGATCAGGCGTTGCTGCGCCTGCGACAACTGCTCGACCTGCCTGCCGGAACGACGCTCTCCCTGGTCACGCCGCTCGGCGATACCAGTGCCGTCACGTTGCCGGCCTTTGCCGCGACGATCGCGGCGGCTGGGAGCGGCGGTGCCATGGACCGGGCACCGGTTCGTCAGGCCGAGGCCGGATTGCGGGCCAGCACGGGAAACCTGTCGTCGGCGCGCGGCAGCCGGTTGCCGTCGCTCGCGCTGAGCAGCGACTACGCCAAGATCGCGTTCCCCGACGATGTCTTCGGCATCAAGAAGTTCCTCACCGACTGGACCGTCGCGGTGCGGGTCAAGGTGCCGCTCTTCACGGGCGGGGCGCTGCGCTCCGACGTGCTGGCCGCCGAAGCCGCGCGTGATGATGCCGCGCTCCGGTTGCGCCAGGCGACCGAAGTGGCCACCCGCGAGGCGGAGTCGCTGCAACTTGAGCTGCAGGGGGCGGAAGCCGCCTGGGCTGCGAGTGCCGGCACGGCCGAGCAGGCCGCGCGCGCGTATGCGATCAGCGAGGTCCGCGTGCGCAACGGCCTCTCGACGTTGACCGATCTCGCGGAGGCCCGGCTGCAGTTGCAGCAGGCCGAGGCGAATCGTGCGCAGGCCGCGCGCGACCTCCAGGTGACGCGCCTCCGCATGGCGCTGCTGCGTGACCTTCCGTTTGGCACCGCCGCCACGGGTGGTTTCTGA
- a CDS encoding efflux RND transporter periplasmic adaptor subunit, with protein sequence MPTPQSRLRRFVRLAPLAVLATAACSKPAADESAPEPPVQVAADQVAMVDSLEVESGPALSGTLTAERTAQVRSQMSGTVLVLYVKEGQAVSAGQAIALIDTTVAAEQARSARSALRSAQVQSQLATRNAERAATLLKAGAIADRDEEGARAQAQSAAAAVADATSRLASAEKLLRDGTVRAPFAGVISELPVSAGDVVQGGAGGATLLATVVDPSELTLEASVPAEHLGAIKRGAQVEFTLNGMSTKVVTGTVARINPTVDPTTRQVRIYIVVPNRNQALASGLFAEGRVTVEATRALAVPISALDPRATTPSVKRLKGGKVELVPVTLGLRDALRERVVVTGVARGDTVLLGGAIGTPTGSLVRITRADG encoded by the coding sequence ATGCCGACCCCTCAGTCCCGCTTGCGGCGCTTCGTGCGCCTCGCCCCACTCGCTGTGCTCGCCACGGCGGCCTGCAGCAAGCCCGCCGCCGATGAGTCCGCGCCTGAACCACCAGTGCAGGTGGCGGCGGATCAGGTGGCGATGGTGGATTCGCTCGAGGTCGAGAGCGGCCCGGCCCTCTCCGGCACGCTGACCGCCGAGCGCACCGCGCAGGTCCGCTCCCAGATGAGCGGCACGGTCCTCGTGCTCTACGTCAAGGAAGGGCAGGCGGTGAGCGCCGGTCAGGCGATCGCACTGATCGACACCACGGTCGCGGCGGAGCAGGCGCGCTCGGCGCGCTCGGCACTCCGCAGTGCCCAGGTGCAGTCGCAGCTCGCCACGCGCAATGCCGAACGCGCCGCCACGCTCCTGAAGGCCGGCGCGATCGCCGATCGGGACGAGGAAGGCGCCCGGGCACAGGCGCAGTCCGCCGCCGCCGCCGTCGCCGACGCCACCTCGCGTCTGGCCTCGGCCGAGAAGCTGCTGCGGGACGGCACGGTGCGCGCGCCGTTCGCCGGTGTGATCAGTGAACTCCCGGTGAGTGCCGGCGACGTGGTGCAGGGGGGCGCCGGTGGCGCGACGCTGCTGGCGACGGTCGTCGACCCGAGCGAGCTCACCCTGGAGGCCTCGGTGCCGGCGGAACACCTCGGCGCCATCAAGCGCGGCGCCCAGGTCGAGTTCACGCTCAACGGGATGAGCACGAAGGTGGTGACGGGGACGGTGGCACGCATCAATCCGACCGTCGATCCGACCACGCGGCAGGTCCGCATCTACATCGTCGTCCCCAACCGGAATCAGGCGCTCGCGAGCGGACTCTTTGCCGAAGGGCGGGTGACGGTCGAGGCGACGCGGGCACTCGCCGTGCCGATCTCGGCGCTCGATCCGCGCGCGACGACGCCGTCGGTGAAGCGGTTGAAGGGCGGCAAGGTCGAGCTGGTGCCGGTCACGCTCGGCTTGCGCGATGCGCTGCGTGAGCGGGTCGTCGTGACCGGGGTGGCGCGTGGCGACACGGTGCTGCTCGGCGGCGCGATCGGAACTCCCACCGGCTCGTTGGTGCGCATCACGCGCGCCGACGGCTGA
- a CDS encoding efflux RND transporter permease subunit, which translates to MWISDFAIKRPMITIVSMLALVAFGVAALFNLQTDEFPDIQQPIVAVSIVYPGASPDIVEREIVEPIEEAVLAIAGVDRTKTKANAVDGLAQFTVFFEFSKPVAEASQDVRDAIAAIRDDLPTEMKEPIITRFDPAQQSLLSLSLASATMSPEALTRVADPTVVRALRSVPGVAEVTVVGGSYPEMTVQIKPAAMQAAGVGVDAIVAAVGQQNLAAPVGRLNGALDERSIRLKGRLADAEAFRQLVITSRNGALVRLGDVADVFEGNEEQRTAANFSGKPAVGIEIKKAKGYSTTAVVADLKEELKALEGKLPGDAKVSIVRDQGFRVERAVANVQSALIEGAVLTVLVVFLFLNSWRSTVITGLALPVSVLASFIAVWAFGFTLNTMSLLGLSLAIGILIDDAIVVRENIVRHIEMGKDHMTASHEGTAEIGLAVAATTFSIVAVFVPIAFMSGQAGQWFKPFALTIACAVLVSLFVSFSLDPMLSAYWADPHQEEHEKGVITRTLDKFNRGFDRMTESYASVVGWALDHRKSMVVLALFSFAGAIFLQGAIGGFGFVPVADRSEFEAIVESPPSANLAYTLERAEAVAKIARAHPEVAYTYITAGNPLPMRTPGVDQAQVYVKLTPKAERKTSQADIATMLRKEFQQVGGVNVSVYSSGFAGAMKEIQFELQGPDAAVLTQLAERAVAASKTVKGAADVGLSVRGTREEETVDLNRGLAGSLGLSVAQVAQALRPSFAGIDAGDWVDPTGETRDVRIRLAPNARSRTADLAQLPITVRGANGTISTVPLGQIATVRSEIAPGQIDHLDRNKVITLGANTDGRALGEVSADIRAKLDKLGFPPGYGIIEGGQGRDQAEVFRNVFTALGIAVLMMYLILVVQFGSFLDPIAILISLPLSLIGVVLALIMTGDTLNIMSLIGVILLMGIVAKNAILLIDFAKWAREQRGLPLREALIEAGRIRLRPILMTTFALIAGMIPVALGLGEGADFRAPLGRAVIGGTITSTILTLLVIPTFYEIIDGMRTRFANFAGRYFVGASEWRAKTGEFVVPVKES; encoded by the coding sequence ATGTGGATCTCTGATTTCGCCATCAAGCGCCCGATGATCACCATCGTCTCGATGCTGGCGCTGGTGGCCTTCGGCGTCGCGGCGCTGTTCAACCTGCAGACCGACGAGTTCCCCGACATTCAGCAGCCGATCGTCGCGGTGAGCATCGTCTATCCGGGCGCGTCGCCGGACATCGTCGAGCGCGAGATCGTCGAGCCGATCGAGGAAGCGGTGCTCGCCATTGCCGGCGTCGACCGCACCAAGACGAAGGCGAACGCGGTGGACGGGCTGGCGCAGTTCACGGTCTTCTTCGAGTTCTCGAAGCCGGTGGCGGAGGCGTCGCAGGACGTGCGCGATGCGATCGCGGCCATCCGCGACGATCTGCCCACCGAAATGAAGGAACCGATCATCACCCGCTTCGACCCGGCGCAGCAGTCGCTGCTGTCGCTGAGCCTCGCCTCGGCGACGATGTCGCCGGAGGCGCTGACGCGGGTGGCCGACCCGACCGTGGTGCGGGCGCTGCGTTCGGTGCCCGGTGTGGCCGAGGTCACGGTGGTCGGCGGGTCGTATCCGGAGATGACGGTGCAGATCAAGCCGGCCGCGATGCAGGCGGCCGGCGTGGGGGTCGATGCCATCGTCGCAGCGGTGGGGCAGCAGAACCTCGCCGCGCCGGTCGGCCGCCTCAACGGCGCGCTTGACGAGCGCTCGATCCGCCTGAAGGGACGCCTGGCCGATGCCGAGGCGTTCCGGCAACTGGTGATCACCAGCCGGAACGGCGCCCTGGTGCGGCTGGGCGACGTCGCGGATGTCTTCGAGGGGAACGAGGAGCAGCGGACCGCCGCGAACTTCAGCGGCAAGCCGGCGGTCGGCATCGAAATCAAGAAGGCGAAGGGGTATTCGACCACCGCCGTGGTGGCCGACCTGAAGGAGGAGCTGAAGGCCCTCGAGGGAAAGCTCCCGGGCGACGCGAAGGTGAGCATCGTGCGCGACCAGGGCTTCCGGGTCGAGCGCGCGGTGGCCAACGTGCAGTCGGCGCTCATCGAAGGCGCGGTGCTGACGGTGCTGGTGGTCTTCCTCTTCCTGAACTCGTGGCGCTCGACGGTGATCACCGGCCTGGCGCTGCCGGTCTCGGTGCTGGCCTCGTTCATCGCGGTATGGGCGTTCGGCTTCACGCTCAACACGATGTCGCTCCTCGGCCTGTCGCTGGCGATCGGCATCCTGATCGACGACGCCATCGTGGTGCGCGAAAACATCGTGCGCCACATCGAGATGGGAAAAGACCACATGACGGCCTCCCACGAGGGGACGGCCGAGATCGGTCTGGCGGTGGCGGCAACGACCTTCTCGATCGTCGCGGTCTTCGTGCCGATCGCCTTCATGTCGGGACAGGCCGGGCAGTGGTTCAAGCCGTTCGCGCTGACGATCGCCTGCGCCGTGCTGGTGTCGCTGTTCGTCTCGTTCTCGCTCGACCCGATGCTCTCGGCCTACTGGGCCGACCCGCACCAGGAGGAGCACGAGAAGGGCGTCATCACCCGGACGCTCGACAAGTTCAATCGCGGGTTCGACCGGATGACCGAGAGCTACGCGAGCGTGGTCGGCTGGGCGCTCGACCACCGCAAGTCGATGGTGGTGCTGGCGTTGTTCTCGTTCGCCGGCGCGATCTTCCTGCAGGGGGCGATCGGCGGATTCGGCTTCGTGCCGGTCGCCGACCGGTCGGAGTTCGAGGCGATCGTCGAGTCGCCGCCGAGCGCGAACCTCGCCTACACGCTGGAGCGCGCCGAGGCGGTGGCGAAGATCGCCCGCGCGCACCCCGAGGTGGCCTACACCTACATCACGGCGGGCAACCCGCTGCCGATGCGGACGCCCGGCGTCGACCAGGCGCAGGTGTACGTCAAGCTGACGCCCAAGGCGGAGCGGAAGACCTCGCAGGCCGACATCGCCACGATGCTGCGGAAGGAATTCCAGCAGGTCGGCGGCGTGAACGTCTCGGTGTACTCGTCCGGCTTTGCCGGCGCGATGAAGGAGATCCAGTTCGAGTTGCAGGGGCCGGACGCGGCGGTGCTGACGCAACTGGCCGAGCGGGCCGTCGCCGCGAGCAAGACGGTGAAGGGCGCCGCGGACGTCGGCCTCTCGGTGCGCGGCACGCGCGAGGAGGAGACGGTCGATCTCAACCGTGGGCTGGCCGGCTCGCTCGGGCTCTCGGTGGCGCAGGTGGCGCAGGCGTTGCGGCCGTCGTTCGCCGGCATCGATGCCGGTGACTGGGTCGACCCGACCGGCGAGACCCGCGACGTCCGGATCCGGCTGGCGCCGAATGCACGCTCGCGCACGGCGGACCTGGCGCAGCTGCCGATCACCGTCCGCGGGGCGAACGGCACCATCAGCACGGTGCCGCTCGGTCAGATCGCCACGGTGCGGAGCGAGATCGCGCCGGGGCAGATCGACCACCTCGACCGCAACAAGGTGATCACCCTCGGCGCCAACACCGACGGCCGTGCGCTGGGCGAGGTCTCGGCCGACATTCGCGCCAAGCTCGACAAGCTCGGTTTCCCGCCGGGGTACGGCATCATCGAGGGGGGTCAGGGGCGCGACCAGGCCGAGGTGTTCCGCAACGTCTTCACGGCGCTCGGCATCGCGGTGCTGATGATGTACCTGATCCTGGTGGTGCAGTTCGGCTCGTTCCTCGATCCGATCGCCATCCTGATCTCGCTGCCGCTGTCGCTGATCGGCGTGGTGCTGGCGCTGATCATGACCGGCGACACGCTCAACATCATGTCGTTGATCGGCGTGATCCTGCTGATGGGGATCGTGGCGAAGAACGCCATCCTGCTGATCGACTTCGCCAAGTGGGCGCGCGAGCAGCGCGGACTGCCGCTGCGCGAGGCGCTGATCGAAGCGGGGCGGATCCGGCTGCGGCCGATCCTGATGACCACCTTCGCGCTGATCGCCGGGATGATTCCCGTCGCGCTCGGCCTCGGCGAAGGCGCCGACTTCCGCGCCCCGCTCGGCCGCGCCGTGATCGGCGGCACCATCACCTCGACGATCCTCACCCTGCTGGTGATCCCGACGTTCTACGAGATCATCGACGGGATGCGGACCCGCTTCGCGAATTTCGCGGGACGGTACTTCGTGGGGGCATCGGAGTGGCGGGCGAAGACGGGGGAGTTTGTGGTGCCCGTGAAGGAGTCCTGA
- a CDS encoding alpha/beta hydrolase — protein MPSPIRLPLPVAFPDAQEPPSLWAFEGVVGPGDARRDVLVALPPGYDHHPRTRYPVVYLQDGQNCFDPMTSYAGHWSLLETMAAHPRHPVILVGIPNLGHGRLREYSPFDDVIRGVGEGTAYLRYIARTVKPLVDRAFRTRPERVSTGIGGSSMGGLLALYAMIQEAGTFGAAWVLSPAFWYAGGAIYDWVATQPGPVGQLWLDTGVKEGDDQLDEVRQMRDLLVTRGWKLNQGLHYLEDPDGDHDEASWGRRVDEQWTRLVGMLK, from the coding sequence GTGCCCTCCCCCATCCGCCTCCCGCTGCCCGTCGCCTTCCCCGACGCCCAGGAGCCGCCCTCGCTCTGGGCATTCGAGGGCGTGGTGGGGCCCGGCGACGCGCGCCGGGATGTCCTGGTCGCCCTGCCGCCGGGCTACGACCATCACCCGCGGACCCGCTATCCCGTCGTCTACCTCCAGGACGGCCAGAACTGCTTCGACCCGATGACCTCCTACGCCGGGCACTGGAGTCTCCTCGAGACGATGGCCGCGCACCCCAGGCATCCCGTCATCCTCGTCGGCATCCCCAACCTCGGCCACGGCCGGTTGCGCGAGTACTCCCCCTTCGACGACGTGATCCGCGGCGTCGGCGAGGGGACCGCCTACCTCCGCTACATCGCGCGCACCGTGAAGCCGCTCGTCGACCGCGCCTTCCGCACCCGACCGGAACGGGTATCGACCGGCATCGGCGGCTCCTCGATGGGGGGCCTCCTCGCGCTGTACGCGATGATTCAGGAAGCCGGGACCTTCGGCGCCGCCTGGGTGCTCTCGCCCGCCTTCTGGTATGCCGGCGGCGCCATCTACGACTGGGTGGCCACCCAACCTGGCCCGGTCGGCCAGCTCTGGCTCGACACCGGCGTGAAGGAAGGCGACGACCAGCTCGACGAAGTCCGCCAGATGCGCGACCTCCTCGTCACCCGCGGCTGGAAGCTGAATCAGGGACTCCACTACCTCGAGGATCCCGACGGCGACCACGACGAAGCGTCATGGGGAAGGAGAGTCGATGAGCAGTGGACGAGATTGGTGGGGATGCTGAAGTGA